One segment of Tenrec ecaudatus isolate mTenEca1 chromosome 1, mTenEca1.hap1, whole genome shotgun sequence DNA contains the following:
- the LOC142442821 gene encoding uncharacterized protein LOC142442821 isoform X1, giving the protein MVSPKESVVFEDVALDFTQDEWALLDVSQRKLYRDVMAETFRNLDSVSQQVNHGQKCPSEHVIMQLMKNDSWLSKLGEISEFRAGENYNNQERPLRNCMVESIPAREGVKEHKCDESENVFCRTETLAVFTGSPEGSDHSIRSHTGCKLDQCKQGGETRSCPSSLKLHSETRNGEKLGNDTDCGKFSGLSSLLTEHMRRHSGDRPWKCKICGKSYKYPSKLRDHTKTHTGEGLHKCKECGKGFIHPSGLTIHRRIHTGEKPYECKECGKAFNKSGNLATHIRTHSVVRPFNCRECGKTLNEPSALTQHTSAQSRERTYECKDCGKSFSYFKEHRTKRTGEKLYKCKTCGKAYKYPSQLRVHITAHSGERLYKCVECGKAFSQSSTLTLHRRTHTGERPYECKECGKAFSQMSSLAAHVRTHSGNRPYECAQCGKAFRASSTLTHHKSTHSREKPYECKECGKSLKYPLSLAEHMRLHSGERPYECVECGKAFRHSSSLSKHRRIHNRETPYQCSECGKTFHSPSLLNRHRIAHSGGKPYECKECGKAFKYPSSLTEHVAIHSGEKPYECMECAKAFSHPSALTKHQRTHSRERPYDCNECGKTFLHLSLLYEHRILHSGERPYECKVCGKTFNQSSSLSRHKKIHSAERPYECKECGKAFRDSSTLYHHKRRHRGEELPEHVCNVEEP; this is encoded by the exons ATGGTGAGTCCCAAG GAATCAGTGGTCTTTGAGGATGTGGCTCTGGACTTTACTCAGGACGAGTGGGCTTTGCTGGATGTTTCTCAGAGGAAACTTTACAGAGACGTGATGGCTGAAACCTTCAGGAACCTGGACTCAG TCTCTCAACAGGTTAATCATGGACAAAAGTGTCCCAGTGAACATGTCATAATGCAACTCATGAAGAATGATTCCTGGTTGTCAAAATTAGGAGAAATCTCTGAATTCCGTGCAGGTGAAAATTACAACAACCAGGAAAGGCCTTTGAG AAACTGTATGGTAGAGAGCATCCCTGCACGTGAAGGAGTAAAGGAACACAAATGTGATGAGAGTGAAAATGTTTTCTGCCGGACTGAAACTCTTGCTGTGTTCACAGGAAGTCCTGAGGGTAGTGATCATAGCATCAGATCACACACTGGATGCAAACTTGACCAGTgtaaacaaggtggggaaacccgcAGTTGTCCCTCTTCTCTAAAACTGCATTCAGAAACACGTAATGGAGAGAAACTTGGTAATGATACAGATTGTGGGAAATTCTCTGGTTTGTCATCACTCCTCACTGAACACATGAGACGTCACAGTGGAGACCGGCCTTGGAAATGTAAGATATGTGGGAAATCTTATAAGTATCCCTCAAAACTTCGTGACCATAcaaaaactcatactggagagggGCTTCataaatgtaaggaatgtggtaaAGGCTTCATTCATCCATCAGGACTAACTATACATAGAAGAATTCACACTGGAGAGAAGCCTTATGAATGcaaggaatgtggaaaagcctttaataAATCGGGAAATCTCGCCACACATATTAGAACCCACAGTGTAGTGAGACCTTTTAATTGCAGGGAATGTGGGAAAACGTTGAATGAACCATCAGCACTAACTCAACATACAAGCGCCCAGAGTAGAGAGAGGACTTATGAATGTAAAGATTGTGGGAAATCCTTTAGTTACTTCAAAGAACATCGAACAAAACGCACTGGAGAAAAGCTTTATAAATGTAAAACTTGTGGGAAAGCATATAAGTATCCCTCACAGCTTCGCGTTCATATAACAGCTCATAGTGGAGAGAGGCTCTATAAATGTGTagaatgtgggaaagcttttaGTCAATCTTCAACACTAACGTTACATAGAAGAACTCACACtggggagaggccttatgaatgtaaagaatgtggaaaagcctttagtcAAATGTCATCTCTTGCTGCACATGTTAGAACTCACAGTGGAAACAGGCCCTATGAATGTGcacaatgtgggaaagcctttagggCTTCATCAACACTAACTCACCATAAAAGTACTCATAGTAGAGagaagccttatgaatgtaaggaatgtgggaaatccCTTAAATATCCCTTGTCTCTGGCTGAACATATGAGACTTCACAGTGGGGAAAGACCATATGAGTGTGTGGAATGTGGTAAAGCCTTTAGACATTCATCGTCACTCAGTAAGCACAGAAGAATTCACAATAGAGAGACACCTTACCAatgtagtgaatgtgggaaaacttttcaTAGCCCTTCATtactaaatagacacagaatagcACATAGTGGAGGgaagccttatgaatgtaaggaatgtgggaaagcctttaaatATCCCTCATCACTGACTGAACATGTCGCAATTCATAGTGGAGAAAAACCTTATGAGTGTATGGAATGTGCAAAAGCCTTTAGCCATCCATCGGCACTCACTAAGCATCAAAGAACGCACAGTAGAGAGAGGCCTTATGACTGTAAtgaatgtgggaaaacttttcTTCATCTCTCATTACTATATGAACACAGAATActacacagtggagagaggccttatgaatgtaaggtatGTGGGAAAACATTTAATCAATCATCAAGTTTAAGTAGACATAAAAAAATACACAGTGCAgaaaggccttatgaatgtaaagaatgtgggaaagcctttagggATTCCTCAACACTTTATCATCATAAAAGAAGACACCGTGGAGAGGAGCTGCCTGAACATGTCTGTAATGTGGAAGAGCCTTAG
- the LOC142442821 gene encoding uncharacterized protein LOC142442821 isoform X3 → MESVVFEDVALDFTQDEWALLDVSQRKLYRDVMAETFRNLDSVSQQVNHGQKCPSEHVIMQLMKNDSWLSKLGEISEFRAGENYNNQERPLRNCMVESIPAREGVKEHKCDESENVFCRTETLAVFTGSPEGSDHSIRSHTGCKLDQCKQGGETRSCPSSLKLHSETRNGEKLGNDTDCGKFSGLSSLLTEHMRRHSGDRPWKCKICGKSYKYPSKLRDHTKTHTGEGLHKCKECGKGFIHPSGLTIHRRIHTGEKPYECKECGKAFNKSGNLATHIRTHSVVRPFNCRECGKTLNEPSALTQHTSAQSRERTYECKDCGKSFSYFKEHRTKRTGEKLYKCKTCGKAYKYPSQLRVHITAHSGERLYKCVECGKAFSQSSTLTLHRRTHTGERPYECKECGKAFSQMSSLAAHVRTHSGNRPYECAQCGKAFRASSTLTHHKSTHSREKPYECKECGKSLKYPLSLAEHMRLHSGERPYECVECGKAFRHSSSLSKHRRIHNRETPYQCSECGKTFHSPSLLNRHRIAHSGGKPYECKECGKAFKYPSSLTEHVAIHSGEKPYECMECAKAFSHPSALTKHQRTHSRERPYDCNECGKTFLHLSLLYEHRILHSGERPYECKVCGKTFNQSSSLSRHKKIHSAERPYECKECGKAFRDSSTLYHHKRRHRGEELPEHVCNVEEP, encoded by the exons ATG GAATCAGTGGTCTTTGAGGATGTGGCTCTGGACTTTACTCAGGACGAGTGGGCTTTGCTGGATGTTTCTCAGAGGAAACTTTACAGAGACGTGATGGCTGAAACCTTCAGGAACCTGGACTCAG TCTCTCAACAGGTTAATCATGGACAAAAGTGTCCCAGTGAACATGTCATAATGCAACTCATGAAGAATGATTCCTGGTTGTCAAAATTAGGAGAAATCTCTGAATTCCGTGCAGGTGAAAATTACAACAACCAGGAAAGGCCTTTGAG AAACTGTATGGTAGAGAGCATCCCTGCACGTGAAGGAGTAAAGGAACACAAATGTGATGAGAGTGAAAATGTTTTCTGCCGGACTGAAACTCTTGCTGTGTTCACAGGAAGTCCTGAGGGTAGTGATCATAGCATCAGATCACACACTGGATGCAAACTTGACCAGTgtaaacaaggtggggaaacccgcAGTTGTCCCTCTTCTCTAAAACTGCATTCAGAAACACGTAATGGAGAGAAACTTGGTAATGATACAGATTGTGGGAAATTCTCTGGTTTGTCATCACTCCTCACTGAACACATGAGACGTCACAGTGGAGACCGGCCTTGGAAATGTAAGATATGTGGGAAATCTTATAAGTATCCCTCAAAACTTCGTGACCATAcaaaaactcatactggagagggGCTTCataaatgtaaggaatgtggtaaAGGCTTCATTCATCCATCAGGACTAACTATACATAGAAGAATTCACACTGGAGAGAAGCCTTATGAATGcaaggaatgtggaaaagcctttaataAATCGGGAAATCTCGCCACACATATTAGAACCCACAGTGTAGTGAGACCTTTTAATTGCAGGGAATGTGGGAAAACGTTGAATGAACCATCAGCACTAACTCAACATACAAGCGCCCAGAGTAGAGAGAGGACTTATGAATGTAAAGATTGTGGGAAATCCTTTAGTTACTTCAAAGAACATCGAACAAAACGCACTGGAGAAAAGCTTTATAAATGTAAAACTTGTGGGAAAGCATATAAGTATCCCTCACAGCTTCGCGTTCATATAACAGCTCATAGTGGAGAGAGGCTCTATAAATGTGTagaatgtgggaaagcttttaGTCAATCTTCAACACTAACGTTACATAGAAGAACTCACACtggggagaggccttatgaatgtaaagaatgtggaaaagcctttagtcAAATGTCATCTCTTGCTGCACATGTTAGAACTCACAGTGGAAACAGGCCCTATGAATGTGcacaatgtgggaaagcctttagggCTTCATCAACACTAACTCACCATAAAAGTACTCATAGTAGAGagaagccttatgaatgtaaggaatgtgggaaatccCTTAAATATCCCTTGTCTCTGGCTGAACATATGAGACTTCACAGTGGGGAAAGACCATATGAGTGTGTGGAATGTGGTAAAGCCTTTAGACATTCATCGTCACTCAGTAAGCACAGAAGAATTCACAATAGAGAGACACCTTACCAatgtagtgaatgtgggaaaacttttcaTAGCCCTTCATtactaaatagacacagaatagcACATAGTGGAGGgaagccttatgaatgtaaggaatgtgggaaagcctttaaatATCCCTCATCACTGACTGAACATGTCGCAATTCATAGTGGAGAAAAACCTTATGAGTGTATGGAATGTGCAAAAGCCTTTAGCCATCCATCGGCACTCACTAAGCATCAAAGAACGCACAGTAGAGAGAGGCCTTATGACTGTAAtgaatgtgggaaaacttttcTTCATCTCTCATTACTATATGAACACAGAATActacacagtggagagaggccttatgaatgtaaggtatGTGGGAAAACATTTAATCAATCATCAAGTTTAAGTAGACATAAAAAAATACACAGTGCAgaaaggccttatgaatgtaaagaatgtgggaaagcctttagggATTCCTCAACACTTTATCATCATAAAAGAAGACACCGTGGAGAGGAGCTGCCTGAACATGTCTGTAATGTGGAAGAGCCTTAG
- the LOC142442821 gene encoding uncharacterized protein LOC142442821 isoform X2, which produces MAESVVFEDVALDFTQDEWALLDVSQRKLYRDVMAETFRNLDSVSQQVNHGQKCPSEHVIMQLMKNDSWLSKLGEISEFRAGENYNNQERPLRNCMVESIPAREGVKEHKCDESENVFCRTETLAVFTGSPEGSDHSIRSHTGCKLDQCKQGGETRSCPSSLKLHSETRNGEKLGNDTDCGKFSGLSSLLTEHMRRHSGDRPWKCKICGKSYKYPSKLRDHTKTHTGEGLHKCKECGKGFIHPSGLTIHRRIHTGEKPYECKECGKAFNKSGNLATHIRTHSVVRPFNCRECGKTLNEPSALTQHTSAQSRERTYECKDCGKSFSYFKEHRTKRTGEKLYKCKTCGKAYKYPSQLRVHITAHSGERLYKCVECGKAFSQSSTLTLHRRTHTGERPYECKECGKAFSQMSSLAAHVRTHSGNRPYECAQCGKAFRASSTLTHHKSTHSREKPYECKECGKSLKYPLSLAEHMRLHSGERPYECVECGKAFRHSSSLSKHRRIHNRETPYQCSECGKTFHSPSLLNRHRIAHSGGKPYECKECGKAFKYPSSLTEHVAIHSGEKPYECMECAKAFSHPSALTKHQRTHSRERPYDCNECGKTFLHLSLLYEHRILHSGERPYECKVCGKTFNQSSSLSRHKKIHSAERPYECKECGKAFRDSSTLYHHKRRHRGEELPEHVCNVEEP; this is translated from the exons atggct GAATCAGTGGTCTTTGAGGATGTGGCTCTGGACTTTACTCAGGACGAGTGGGCTTTGCTGGATGTTTCTCAGAGGAAACTTTACAGAGACGTGATGGCTGAAACCTTCAGGAACCTGGACTCAG TCTCTCAACAGGTTAATCATGGACAAAAGTGTCCCAGTGAACATGTCATAATGCAACTCATGAAGAATGATTCCTGGTTGTCAAAATTAGGAGAAATCTCTGAATTCCGTGCAGGTGAAAATTACAACAACCAGGAAAGGCCTTTGAG AAACTGTATGGTAGAGAGCATCCCTGCACGTGAAGGAGTAAAGGAACACAAATGTGATGAGAGTGAAAATGTTTTCTGCCGGACTGAAACTCTTGCTGTGTTCACAGGAAGTCCTGAGGGTAGTGATCATAGCATCAGATCACACACTGGATGCAAACTTGACCAGTgtaaacaaggtggggaaacccgcAGTTGTCCCTCTTCTCTAAAACTGCATTCAGAAACACGTAATGGAGAGAAACTTGGTAATGATACAGATTGTGGGAAATTCTCTGGTTTGTCATCACTCCTCACTGAACACATGAGACGTCACAGTGGAGACCGGCCTTGGAAATGTAAGATATGTGGGAAATCTTATAAGTATCCCTCAAAACTTCGTGACCATAcaaaaactcatactggagagggGCTTCataaatgtaaggaatgtggtaaAGGCTTCATTCATCCATCAGGACTAACTATACATAGAAGAATTCACACTGGAGAGAAGCCTTATGAATGcaaggaatgtggaaaagcctttaataAATCGGGAAATCTCGCCACACATATTAGAACCCACAGTGTAGTGAGACCTTTTAATTGCAGGGAATGTGGGAAAACGTTGAATGAACCATCAGCACTAACTCAACATACAAGCGCCCAGAGTAGAGAGAGGACTTATGAATGTAAAGATTGTGGGAAATCCTTTAGTTACTTCAAAGAACATCGAACAAAACGCACTGGAGAAAAGCTTTATAAATGTAAAACTTGTGGGAAAGCATATAAGTATCCCTCACAGCTTCGCGTTCATATAACAGCTCATAGTGGAGAGAGGCTCTATAAATGTGTagaatgtgggaaagcttttaGTCAATCTTCAACACTAACGTTACATAGAAGAACTCACACtggggagaggccttatgaatgtaaagaatgtggaaaagcctttagtcAAATGTCATCTCTTGCTGCACATGTTAGAACTCACAGTGGAAACAGGCCCTATGAATGTGcacaatgtgggaaagcctttagggCTTCATCAACACTAACTCACCATAAAAGTACTCATAGTAGAGagaagccttatgaatgtaaggaatgtgggaaatccCTTAAATATCCCTTGTCTCTGGCTGAACATATGAGACTTCACAGTGGGGAAAGACCATATGAGTGTGTGGAATGTGGTAAAGCCTTTAGACATTCATCGTCACTCAGTAAGCACAGAAGAATTCACAATAGAGAGACACCTTACCAatgtagtgaatgtgggaaaacttttcaTAGCCCTTCATtactaaatagacacagaatagcACATAGTGGAGGgaagccttatgaatgtaaggaatgtgggaaagcctttaaatATCCCTCATCACTGACTGAACATGTCGCAATTCATAGTGGAGAAAAACCTTATGAGTGTATGGAATGTGCAAAAGCCTTTAGCCATCCATCGGCACTCACTAAGCATCAAAGAACGCACAGTAGAGAGAGGCCTTATGACTGTAAtgaatgtgggaaaacttttcTTCATCTCTCATTACTATATGAACACAGAATActacacagtggagagaggccttatgaatgtaaggtatGTGGGAAAACATTTAATCAATCATCAAGTTTAAGTAGACATAAAAAAATACACAGTGCAgaaaggccttatgaatgtaaagaatgtgggaaagcctttagggATTCCTCAACACTTTATCATCATAAAAGAAGACACCGTGGAGAGGAGCTGCCTGAACATGTCTGTAATGTGGAAGAGCCTTAG
- the LOC142442821 gene encoding uncharacterized protein LOC142442821 isoform X4 encodes MQLMKNDSWLSKLGEISEFRAGENYNNQERPLRNCMVESIPAREGVKEHKCDESENVFCRTETLAVFTGSPEGSDHSIRSHTGCKLDQCKQGGETRSCPSSLKLHSETRNGEKLGNDTDCGKFSGLSSLLTEHMRRHSGDRPWKCKICGKSYKYPSKLRDHTKTHTGEGLHKCKECGKGFIHPSGLTIHRRIHTGEKPYECKECGKAFNKSGNLATHIRTHSVVRPFNCRECGKTLNEPSALTQHTSAQSRERTYECKDCGKSFSYFKEHRTKRTGEKLYKCKTCGKAYKYPSQLRVHITAHSGERLYKCVECGKAFSQSSTLTLHRRTHTGERPYECKECGKAFSQMSSLAAHVRTHSGNRPYECAQCGKAFRASSTLTHHKSTHSREKPYECKECGKSLKYPLSLAEHMRLHSGERPYECVECGKAFRHSSSLSKHRRIHNRETPYQCSECGKTFHSPSLLNRHRIAHSGGKPYECKECGKAFKYPSSLTEHVAIHSGEKPYECMECAKAFSHPSALTKHQRTHSRERPYDCNECGKTFLHLSLLYEHRILHSGERPYECKVCGKTFNQSSSLSRHKKIHSAERPYECKECGKAFRDSSTLYHHKRRHRGEELPEHVCNVEEP; translated from the exons ATGCAACTCATGAAGAATGATTCCTGGTTGTCAAAATTAGGAGAAATCTCTGAATTCCGTGCAGGTGAAAATTACAACAACCAGGAAAGGCCTTTGAG AAACTGTATGGTAGAGAGCATCCCTGCACGTGAAGGAGTAAAGGAACACAAATGTGATGAGAGTGAAAATGTTTTCTGCCGGACTGAAACTCTTGCTGTGTTCACAGGAAGTCCTGAGGGTAGTGATCATAGCATCAGATCACACACTGGATGCAAACTTGACCAGTgtaaacaaggtggggaaacccgcAGTTGTCCCTCTTCTCTAAAACTGCATTCAGAAACACGTAATGGAGAGAAACTTGGTAATGATACAGATTGTGGGAAATTCTCTGGTTTGTCATCACTCCTCACTGAACACATGAGACGTCACAGTGGAGACCGGCCTTGGAAATGTAAGATATGTGGGAAATCTTATAAGTATCCCTCAAAACTTCGTGACCATAcaaaaactcatactggagagggGCTTCataaatgtaaggaatgtggtaaAGGCTTCATTCATCCATCAGGACTAACTATACATAGAAGAATTCACACTGGAGAGAAGCCTTATGAATGcaaggaatgtggaaaagcctttaataAATCGGGAAATCTCGCCACACATATTAGAACCCACAGTGTAGTGAGACCTTTTAATTGCAGGGAATGTGGGAAAACGTTGAATGAACCATCAGCACTAACTCAACATACAAGCGCCCAGAGTAGAGAGAGGACTTATGAATGTAAAGATTGTGGGAAATCCTTTAGTTACTTCAAAGAACATCGAACAAAACGCACTGGAGAAAAGCTTTATAAATGTAAAACTTGTGGGAAAGCATATAAGTATCCCTCACAGCTTCGCGTTCATATAACAGCTCATAGTGGAGAGAGGCTCTATAAATGTGTagaatgtgggaaagcttttaGTCAATCTTCAACACTAACGTTACATAGAAGAACTCACACtggggagaggccttatgaatgtaaagaatgtggaaaagcctttagtcAAATGTCATCTCTTGCTGCACATGTTAGAACTCACAGTGGAAACAGGCCCTATGAATGTGcacaatgtgggaaagcctttagggCTTCATCAACACTAACTCACCATAAAAGTACTCATAGTAGAGagaagccttatgaatgtaaggaatgtgggaaatccCTTAAATATCCCTTGTCTCTGGCTGAACATATGAGACTTCACAGTGGGGAAAGACCATATGAGTGTGTGGAATGTGGTAAAGCCTTTAGACATTCATCGTCACTCAGTAAGCACAGAAGAATTCACAATAGAGAGACACCTTACCAatgtagtgaatgtgggaaaacttttcaTAGCCCTTCATtactaaatagacacagaatagcACATAGTGGAGGgaagccttatgaatgtaaggaatgtgggaaagcctttaaatATCCCTCATCACTGACTGAACATGTCGCAATTCATAGTGGAGAAAAACCTTATGAGTGTATGGAATGTGCAAAAGCCTTTAGCCATCCATCGGCACTCACTAAGCATCAAAGAACGCACAGTAGAGAGAGGCCTTATGACTGTAAtgaatgtgggaaaacttttcTTCATCTCTCATTACTATATGAACACAGAATActacacagtggagagaggccttatgaatgtaaggtatGTGGGAAAACATTTAATCAATCATCAAGTTTAAGTAGACATAAAAAAATACACAGTGCAgaaaggccttatgaatgtaaagaatgtgggaaagcctttagggATTCCTCAACACTTTATCATCATAAAAGAAGACACCGTGGAGAGGAGCTGCCTGAACATGTCTGTAATGTGGAAGAGCCTTAG